Within Bacillus sp. E(2018), the genomic segment GTACGTGGGGAATATTAATGCCTCTCGGTGTATCGATGGCAGGAGTCGCGGATGTTTCGCTACCTCTTGTGATCGGAGCGGTCTTTGCAAGTGGAACGTTCGGAGCATTCGCTTCACCATTAAGTGATGATACGAACACGATCGCACGTATCCTAAACCTATCCGTCATCACCTATGCCCGGTACAAGCTTAAACCTGCACTTATAGCTGCTGGAATAACTGCTGTACTTTATGGGGCTACTGTATTCTTCATTTGAACCTCCTGATTTAGGAGGTTCGTTTTTTTCCTTCTTCTCTTACTTTACTTATTACTTCTTGGTAGCGCTCTCTAGACCATGAATGATAAGAAGGATGTGGTACCCCTTCTAATACGGTTAAACTCTCTTTAATAGACAGCTTGCTAACATATTTTTCTGCGAATCTTCCGCATGGAACGATAAGTGTATTTCCTTTAAGCAAAGATGTTAATCTACTTTCAAAATGATGTAGAAGAAGTTGATCGAATTCCGCTCTACATTCATCTTTAAAGACTTTCACTGAGCTCGTCCTAACTGCTTCAGCAACTTTAATCTCATCACTATATCTGTTAACGAATGAATCATCAGGAAATGCGGACCCTTGCAGTGGAAACGAACACACATTTACGATACCAAACGCTGTCTTCTTGTTCTCATTTATGTACTGTTTTAACAACTTTCCCATCGGAAGGGTATCTTCTACTTCAAACAATTCTTTAGCCATCGACCTACCAGAAAGTCCCGCCAAAGGTACACCAGATTTGATCTCCTCCTTATGAGGTGATTCTAAAACAAATATCATATTCGTATGTTCAGAAATTATATCTTGAACGCTATAAAGTGATAATGCTTCATCAAAAAAAGATTGAATATCCACCAAATCTGCCTCCTATACTCAATAAATGTTGATTACTATTTATCTGCCCCGCTCAAAGCGAGCAGCCTGGAATGGATATCAGCGTCCTCCCAAAAACCTAATCGTTTTAATTGTGCTTTCGACATTCGTATGCCACAATATCATCATTACTTGAAAGTAATTGTTAAGGAGTGAATTTACTTTGAAAATTATTTTGAATGAAGATACTGCTAAGTTTGTGATCAATGACCTCCAAGCCACTCAAAACGATTCCATTCGTTTTTTCGTTCGCCTTGGTGGGTGCAGTACAGTACAAGACGGCTTTTCGTTAGGACTTACAAAAGATACACCCAAACATCCAGCTGCAGAAATTGTAGTAGCGAATCATACATTTTTCATCGAGCAAGAAGATGAATGGTTCTTTGACGGAAACGATCTAACGGTTTCCATTACGGATGCAGAAATTAAATACGATTTTAACGAGAACAAAAACTAGACTATATGAACTTTTGAAGTTCTTGGATTCTTCCTTCTCTTTTCATGATCTCTACTTGCTTATCCCCGATAAGGTCAAAATGGGGGTAAGCATCTCGTTCATGAATCCACTCTTCCTTTAAACCGTAAGTTCTTCCCCACTCAGATAATCTTTTCCGATCGTTACAACCTACTTTTGTTACACTCTTTGCTGTTGGAAATCGCGAATCATACCAAAAATGGGTGAGAAATGCGATGTTACCCATCTCTACTTCATCTTTCCATCTTTTTAAGTCAGCACGCTTTATTCCGAAAGCCATTATTCTGCTGAGCTCATTTCTACGTAAGCTTCATGCCAATCAGGAAAATATTTTTTGATCGAGATCGGTCGAAAATTTTCTTTTTTTACACAAACATGAGTGGATTCGCCTATTACACAAAGCTCGTTTTGATCGTTATAGATCTCATAGTAATAAACAACCTTGATTCCTGAATATTCTTTTACAGCTGTTTTAATATGAGCTTTTTGTCCATAAGTTAAAGGCCTTTTATACGAAGCTTGAATATCTGTTACGGGAGAAAGTATACCTTCCCTTTCCATGTCTGCATATTTAAACCCTAAATGTTCAATCAACTTTGTTCTTCCAATTTCAAACCATACCAAATAATTTGCATGATACACGACACCCATCTGATCAGTTTCTGCATATCTAACATCTACGCTACTTTCAACAAATTTCATAAATCATCTGTTTCCCTTCGTGTTGTCTTTTCTTAACACTTTAGTAGAAAATGAAAAAAAAGACCAGCAATATGCCGGTCTTTCTCTTATTGAAGGTCGTTACCTTCTCTATAAGCCTTTTCTTCTTGAATCTCATTTTGAAACTGCTCTATGGATTCTTGTCTATGTTGATTCTTCTCTTTAATCTGCTCTTTTTGGCTTGCAGTTAGCTCTGTGTTAGCCGCAGTCTGATTAGCTTCAGAAATATTTTGTTCTGTGTTCTGAACCATTTGTTCTAATCGTTCAACGTTATTGCTTCTATCGTCTTGGTTTGGTTTGTTCATGATGAGTCTCCTTTGTAAAAAGTTCGTACCATCATAGTTTGTACTAATCACCAATGGGATTATTCTTTAATTTTTTTGTAATAAGATTGGACTCATGTTTTGAACGCTGGATTGACAAAGTTCAGAAAGGTATTTCCAATATTCCACTACACTATCATCTTCAAGATTTTTCATCGTAATCTCAAGCCAAGCTAACTCTTCGGCGAGCCTGATCGATGAACCAATCCAATATTTTTTATTTTTCACTGTTATTTGAAATGGTTCTTCAAATCGAAACGGAAGATAGAATCCTTCCGTGTTTGGATGCAGGATAATATGCTGATAAACGGTTCCTTTTGTAAGCTTGGCATAGAACAAAAATACCCCATCATTTTTTGCTGCCGCTTTTTTTAACTTTTCAAGCGTTTCTACATTTCCTAGTTCCATCGTTGTAATTTCTTTATCCCAGTTCAACTCTTCACGAAAAGGAACAAGATGCCCTAATCGCTGCATTTCAATCTCTAACTGACGATATAAATAATCCTGATCATCTTTGTTATGTGATACAGGTAATGGTTTGACAGATGCCGTGATCAAACGTACCCCTCCTAATTCTTTCACTACATACACTTTTTCGACAAAATCTTTCGTATATGGGAGTCAAAAGAAAAAATTATGGAGAGGTAATTTTTAGAAATACCGTGTTATTTTCCTTTAGGTGGTACATAATCTGCATGATCGTGCGACTTATTAGCCATCTTTTTTCCATTATTACTGTTGCTCTCACGCGGCTGAGTGCCGATATGATTTGGAACGAAATCTTCAGGAAAACGTTTTGGATTA encodes:
- a CDS encoding thioesterase family protein — its product is MKFVESSVDVRYAETDQMGVVYHANYLVWFEIGRTKLIEHLGFKYADMEREGILSPVTDIQASYKRPLTYGQKAHIKTAVKEYSGIKVVYYYEIYNDQNELCVIGESTHVCVKKENFRPISIKKYFPDWHEAYVEMSSAE
- the tlp gene encoding small acid-soluble spore protein Tlp; translation: MNKPNQDDRSNNVERLEQMVQNTEQNISEANQTAANTELTASQKEQIKEKNQHRQESIEQFQNEIQEEKAYREGNDLQ
- a CDS encoding acid-soluble spore protein N, with product MSNPKRFPEDFVPNHIGTQPRESNSNNGKKMANKSHDHADYVPPKGK